The DNA region GGCGGTGTAGTCCCCGCGGATGCAGTTCTCGCAGCGCATGCACCCCTTGTGGGCCTCCACGGCGACCCTGTCTCCAACCTTGAACTCGTCCACCGTCTCGCCCACGGCCACCACGGTGCCCACGTACTCGTGGCCCGGTATGAACTCCCCGTATGGGGGCTGGCCGGGGAAGGGGTGGGAGGTGATCTTGAGATCGGTGCCGCAGATGGCGCAGGCCGCCACCTTGATCAGCACCTTCTGGGGGCCGGGCTTCGGCACCGGCCTCTCCACGACCCGTAGATCGTTGGGGCCGAACAGGACCGCTGCCCGCATCTTGTCGGGTATCTGGAAATGGGGGGTGCCCGCGGCGCTGTCCCTTTCCGCCGTCTGCATGCTGGTCCTCCTCGTATGTTATGTGCCGGAGCGGAGATGCTGGCCGCTCCGACTGGTAAGTCGGGCTCGTCCGAGCGATACTGGTACCGCAAGGCCGGTCGGGTGGAGTTCACTTCCTCCCTGCGACGCCTTTGGTGATCGCTCTCCGTAGACCGAACTTCCCGGGCATGGCGACGAGTTCTTACCCGCAGGTTGTTCCGGCCGCTGCCCGACCAGGCGAGTGCAGCAGCTCGTCGGGTCAGCAGCCGTGGGCAACGGTCGAGTTCTGATCACGCGCGAGGCTGATCTGCCGCCATCCATGCTCGGGCGACCCCGACCGGCCAGGAAAGGAGGGGTCGCATGCTGTCCCAGTCGTCCACCGTCCCCCAGTTCCAGCCCCAGCCGGTCGCCGGTGTGCCCAACTCCACGGGCTTCCTCGGCCTGGATGTCAGCCAGGCGGAAGTCGTCGCCTGCTTCCTCCTGCCCGATGGCCGGGAAGCCGTCCCCCGCTGGAGAGTCTGCAACGACCAGCCCGGTGCCGAGTCCCTCGCCCTGCGCCTGGCCGACCTCGCCAAGCAGCACCAGCTCGGCCGCGTCCTCATCGGCATGGAAGCCACCAACCTCTACTGGTTCCACCTCGCCTGCTTCCTTAAAGACACTCCGCTCCTGTCTGGACTGGAGCGGGAGGTCTACGCCCTCAACCCCAAGCTGGTAGCCGGCTTCAAGAAGGCGTACCCCAATCTCGGCAAGACCGATCCCCTGGACGCCTTCTTCGTCGCCGAGCGGCTCCGCCTCGGTCGCCTCCCTGCCCCCTTCCAGGTGGACCTGCTCTATGCTCCCCTCCAGCGGCTGACTCGCTTCCGCGCTCACCTGGCCTCTACCCTGGCTCGGGAGAAGAACTACTTCTTGAGCCTCCTGTTCCTGAAGTTCAGCTCCTTCTCCCAATCCCAGCCCTTCGGCGATCCTTTCGGGGCCACCAGTTCGGCCGTCCTGGAGGAGTTCACCACCGAGGAGTTGATCCAGACCCCCCTGGAGGATCTGGCCCGCTTCCTCGATCAGCACGGCCGTGGCCGCTTCGCTGATCCGGAGCTGATAGCCGCCACCCTCAAGCGCGCCGCCCGAGACTCCTACCGGCTGGACCGGGTCCTGGACGAACCGATCACCCTGATCCTGGCCACCACCATGGCCACCATCCGCACCCTTTCGGGCCATCTGGCTGGGCTGGACAAGACCATCGCTCGGGAACTG from Bacillota bacterium includes:
- a CDS encoding alcohol dehydrogenase catalytic domain-containing protein, whose protein sequence is MQTAERDSAAGTPHFQIPDKMRAAVLFGPNDLRVVERPVPKPGPQKVLIKVAACAICGTDLKITSHPFPGQPPYGEFIPGHEYVGTVVAVGETVDEFKVGDRVAVEAHKGCMRCENCIRGDYTA